A single region of the Lotus japonicus ecotype B-129 chromosome 4, LjGifu_v1.2 genome encodes:
- the LOC130713932 gene encoding uncharacterized protein LOC130713932 produces the protein MADEEPMPTRWSFQDFKLYYDSKFGRKKVVQNGENADKAVGNGSSMSVVSNGNVHSKRSSDMAIYEQLRSQGQNGIHTNDVSPNNMDERPQKSLLPPFESAEMRTLAESLSRDIIRGSPDVKWESIKGLENAKRLLKEAVVMPIKYPKYFTGLLSPWKGILLFGPPGTGKTMLAKAVATECKTTFFNISASSVVSKWRGDSEKLVKVLFQLARHHAPSTIFLDEIDAIISQRGEARSEHEASRRLKTELLIQMDGLTRTDELVFVLAATNLPWELDAAMLRRLEKRILVPLPEPEARVAMFEELLPPQPDEESIPYDLLVNQTEGYSGSDIRLLCKEVAMQPLRRLMSQLEQREDLVPEEELPKVGPIRPEDIQAALKNTRPSAHLHAHKYDKFNADYGSQILQ, from the exons atgGCCGATGAAGAACCAATGCCTACTCGCTGGTCTTTCCAG GACTTCAAATTGTACTATGATTCGAAGTTTGGGAGGAAGAAGGTTGTGCAGAATGGTGAGAATGCTGATAAAGCTGTTGGTAATGGAAGTTCGATGAGCGTAGTATCGAATGGTAATGTGCATTCCAAAAGGTCATCGGATATGGCAATTTACGAGCAGCTTCGGAGCCAG GGGCAGAATGGGATCCACACAAATGATGTTTCACCAAACAATATGGATGAGAGGCC GCAGAAGTCTTTGCTTCCACCTTTTGAATCTGCAGAAATGCGTACTTTAGCAGAGAGCTTAAGTAG GGATATCATTCGTGGGAGTCCAGATGTGAAGTGGGAAAGCATAAAGGGGCTGGAGAATGCAAAACGCTTACTTAAAGAAGCTGTTGTAATGCCAATTAAATATCCCAA GTACTTTACTGGTTTGTTATCACCATGGAAGGGAATTCTCCTTTTTGGCCCCCCAGGGACAGGAAAG ACAATGCTTGCAAAGGCAGTTGCAACAGAGTGCAAGActacattttttaatatttcagcaTCATCTGTTGTCAGCAAATGGCGAG GCGATTCAGAGAAATTAGTGAAGGTGTTATTTCAGCTTGCCAGGCATCATGCACCCTCAACAATATTTCTTGATGAAATTGATGCAATCATTAGTCAACGTGGTGAAGCACGCAGTGAACATGAAGCAAGTAGACGATTGAAAACTGAGCTACTCATTCAG ATGGACGGCTTAACACGGACAGATgaacttgtttttgttttggcTGCAACAAATCTTCCCTGGGAATTGGATGCAGCCATGCTTCGACGTCTTGAGAAGCGA ATCCTTGTACCACTTCCTGAACCAGAGGCGAGAGTAGCAATGTTTGAGGAACTCCTTCCCCCGCAGCCTGATGAGGAATCAATCCCCTATGATTTGCTGGTCAACCAGACCGAGGGGTATTCTGGCTCGGATATCCGATTGCTTTGTAAAGAGGTAGCAATGCAGCCTTTAAGACGTTTGATGTCACAACTTGAACAGAGAGAAGATTTGGTGCCTGAAGAAG AGCTACCAAAAGTTGGGCCAATCAGACCTGAGGATATACAGGCAGCTTTGAAGAACACAAGGCCATCAGCTCATCTTCATGCCCACAAATATGACAAGTTTAATGCTGATTATGGTAGTCAAATACTTCAATGA